From Variimorphobacter saccharofermentans, one genomic window encodes:
- a CDS encoding fibronectin type III domain-containing protein, with protein MEKNKKVERNGITMNKKKMKRLLAVVLSMLMMVSVIDYSGLQNVNAQTLNGTKTITAFAKLTEDIANQQLAVGVEESEIKLPDTLNVTIQDPMVEAPKTATGSAIGLGSDQAASKQVDMEQIISQEQTITGITWKINVENSGSTAFDSTNAGAVFIYEPILPEGYTLADGVSLPQIQVLMEDGGKWAFSQSQTIDGIEITVKADKDMFPEGAVLHAEKVTNAEDKEKIQNAVSEEVKSKETGKTVTELVSFDITITDADGKELQPDTSKGEVKVSFAKLSMTENEMIKGNHNIQVFHMNDTLSNAEKIESIVDNKGVVEAVAEHFSVYAITETTDTPDTDMMTTLYINKGNITIGDGTVSGFDASGTEVTTANSNGYIITRAETYSSVSRFTISVSGGTHNIILKDVELYLDPDISNSPFSIASGAKVNLVLEGTNYLKSRYDSTPAGLHVPEGAELVIAKGSTGSITALGGLGAGIGGNDGEAGGTITINGGTLTYVSGGTSGAGIGGGRGGAGGSITINGGTLTDVRSSYGAGVGGGKGGAGGNIIINGGTINTQSTDGAGIGGGEDGAGGSISINGGTVKATGSNGAGIGGGYQGDGGTITISNGEVTATSNYGAGIGGGAYGWYHTGGTITISGGTVTATTTNSEYGVGIGNGFRGGDNGGTLSSGGNSVYVIANSVTADTSSFNGIIENDGNTTVYGPYTLAGDMTIATGKTMTISSGSTLTVPSGKILTVNGTLINNGTLSLGAESCLTGTDGILSGEGTFKSMGDPTSDMIVVPTNLIYNGTDLEETAKSAISIDSTKVGTGMIFNHEFQITTNSVEGWVLSISPAEVKETGTYTATFTKDSKTISKEFTVTQSATTFDGGITVDKADKTYTYGDTITVTAKPKATGSSPVKKSFRSFSAPTANQMALFVGETQISDSVDGDSNGVYTMTYDTTDKALAIGSNTITAKYVESANMADYSGTVMVTLNQKPLTATRSGGSYIYDGTNSPIPGFDKNNGLTGVVGSDDVNVLVSGILPDANVGEGKVFTATGVTFRGTDAGYYSLAVDDVHMTIDVTPITVTPIPQNSTRNVVVGVGTFSESTFISDITNENITGTYEYDYNGKTNYADVVSELAKLSKDATAEVTFRFTTNGNYEGIITGTLSISVVGLEFAGKDKALTLKTSPIYGDKWSEIVSLDTSKLSANVGGNPVAGTYTLMIDGVPFNGVDIPKGGSYSYNLTFTATDNSFTNVEVMSGNVDVIQREAVLSWGDTEFTYNGSAQKPMVAITNKVAGDDVISSVADMEAQTNVGTGYTATAVLSGNSAPNYKLSSVFTTTFFITTATATGSVAVSSTDANSNKKLDSGDTVTADLSAVTPAGGTASYQWKKTTDGTTESIGTDQATYTLTSSDSKGKIFCEVTFTGNTTGTISSNKLDIAKEILTGNIAITGENTVGSVMTVSLPTNAGISGSDYEIQWYRDNAAIIGANAISYTIAKEDLGKTLKVVITAKEASEGFTGTLTSNVFTVPAMAPEKAVVSVSLGNRYIALNWTKPYANGSDITGYSLTVKQGEAQITGSPFAIGADATSYKVENLTNGTEYTFILSTINGEGSTVSDTVMAKPKKPSDGGSSGGGVSSGGSPTSTVTTMPAIKDASNQAGWEAIKEQIGQSREGDTVTIEMNGSLVVPGEVLDAIRGTETTLVFDMGDGITWSINGQSITEGSLKDVNLDVSLNTDAIPAGIISQMAGEQDTTTLSLAYDGPFGFTSVLTINLDKINAGKYGNLFYYNPETKQLSLQAVEKIGEKGTVELPFTHASDYVVIISEEPMLEKALDQIEISAVKRTLYVGGTEKKSMTLKLELPQLLKEAVEQDSSILKITYQSSNPKIATVNASGKITAKKAGKTTITTQVTINGVQRKFKTTITVKKAYIKLIKSTNTLKTGSTFTYKAIGYGVKTEDIMFYTSKKSIVVINKTTGKAKARTKGTDYIIVKVGKVIAKIKVKVS; from the coding sequence ATGGAAAAGAATAAAAAAGTAGAGAGGAATGGAATAACTATGAACAAAAAGAAAATGAAACGACTACTGGCAGTGGTATTGTCAATGCTGATGATGGTCTCTGTAATAGATTATAGCGGCCTTCAAAATGTTAACGCACAGACCTTGAATGGAACGAAAACCATTACAGCCTTTGCCAAGTTGACAGAGGATATTGCCAATCAGCAACTTGCAGTGGGGGTAGAAGAATCAGAGATTAAGCTACCTGATACTTTGAATGTGACAATTCAAGATCCAATGGTAGAAGCACCGAAAACTGCTACAGGATCTGCAATTGGTCTAGGCTCAGACCAGGCAGCTTCTAAACAGGTGGATATGGAACAAATTATCTCACAAGAGCAGACGATTACCGGTATCACCTGGAAAATTAATGTAGAGAACAGTGGTTCTACTGCTTTTGATTCCACTAACGCAGGCGCAGTATTTATCTATGAGCCAATTCTGCCGGAGGGCTATACCCTTGCGGACGGAGTGAGCCTGCCACAGATTCAGGTGCTGATGGAAGACGGTGGAAAGTGGGCATTCAGCCAAAGTCAGACCATAGATGGTATCGAAATTACTGTTAAAGCAGATAAGGACATGTTCCCGGAGGGAGCTGTTCTTCATGCCGAAAAGGTGACCAATGCGGAGGATAAAGAGAAAATCCAAAACGCTGTCAGTGAAGAAGTGAAATCAAAGGAAACAGGCAAAACCGTAACCGAGCTGGTTTCCTTTGACATCACCATCACCGATGCAGACGGCAAGGAGCTTCAACCCGATACCAGCAAGGGGGAAGTAAAGGTTTCCTTTGCAAAGCTTTCTATGACAGAAAATGAAATGATTAAGGGAAATCATAATATTCAGGTATTTCATATGAATGATACCTTAAGTAATGCAGAGAAAATTGAGAGTATTGTGGATAATAAGGGTGTAGTAGAAGCAGTGGCAGAGCATTTTTCGGTATATGCCATTACGGAGACTACAGATACACCGGATACCGATATGATGACTACACTTTATATAAATAAAGGAAACATCACCATCGGAGATGGAACAGTCAGTGGCTTTGATGCGTCTGGAACAGAAGTTACAACTGCCAACAGTAATGGATATATTATTACTCGAGCGGAAACGTATTCAAGTGTAAGTAGATTTACTATTAGCGTCAGTGGCGGTACACATAACATTATTTTAAAAGACGTTGAATTATATCTGGATCCTGATATTTCAAACAGTCCATTTTCAATTGCTAGCGGAGCTAAGGTGAATCTGGTGCTGGAAGGGACAAATTATTTGAAAAGCAGATATGATAGTACACCGGCAGGGCTGCATGTACCGGAGGGAGCAGAACTGGTCATTGCCAAGGGGAGTACAGGTTCCATTACCGCATTAGGAGGACTGGGGGCAGGTATAGGTGGCAATGATGGGGAAGCTGGCGGTACCATTACCATCAATGGAGGAACATTAACTTATGTCAGTGGCGGTACGAGTGGAGCCGGAATTGGTGGAGGCAGAGGTGGAGCTGGCGGAAGTATCACCATCAATGGGGGAACCCTAACGGACGTCAGGAGTAGTTATGGAGCTGGAGTTGGCGGAGGAAAAGGTGGAGCCGGAGGAAACATTATTATCAATGGAGGAACCATAAATACCCAAAGTACCGATGGAGCCGGGATCGGAGGCGGTGAAGATGGAGCCGGCGGAAGTATTAGCATCAATGGTGGAACAGTAAAAGCGACTGGAAGTAATGGAGCCGGAATTGGAGGCGGTTATCAAGGAGACGGTGGAACCATCACCATAAGTAACGGAGAGGTAACAGCAACGAGCAATTATGGAGCTGGGATTGGCGGAGGTGCATATGGTTGGTATCATACCGGAGGAACGATTACCATTAGCGGAGGAACGGTAACCGCTACCACTACGAACAGTGAATATGGCGTTGGAATCGGGAATGGTTTTCGTGGAGGCGATAATGGGGGTACCCTTTCTTCTGGCGGCAATTCCGTATATGTGATTGCAAACAGTGTGACGGCAGATACATCTAGCTTCAACGGAATAATAGAAAATGATGGAAACACGACTGTTTATGGACCCTATACCCTTGCAGGGGATATGACGATTGCCACAGGGAAGACAATGACAATATCAAGCGGAAGTACTCTGACGGTTCCAAGTGGAAAGATACTGACCGTGAATGGAACACTGATAAACAACGGTACTCTTTCCCTCGGTGCAGAGAGTTGCCTGACTGGCACGGACGGTATCTTGAGCGGTGAAGGTACATTCAAGTCGATGGGTGACCCAACCAGTGATATGATTGTTGTGCCAACCAACCTTATTTATAATGGCACTGATTTGGAGGAAACTGCCAAAAGTGCAATTTCAATTGATTCTACAAAAGTTGGTACGGGTATGATTTTCAATCACGAATTCCAGATAACTACCAATTCTGTCGAGGGATGGGTGCTTTCCATCAGCCCTGCTGAGGTCAAAGAGACTGGAACTTATACGGCTACATTCACCAAGGATAGTAAGACTATTAGCAAAGAATTTACCGTAACTCAATCCGCTACAACCTTTGACGGTGGTATCACAGTAGATAAGGCAGATAAGACATACACCTACGGCGATACGATCACCGTAACAGCAAAGCCAAAGGCAACAGGTTCATCACCTGTGAAAAAGAGTTTTCGTAGCTTTTCCGCGCCAACGGCAAATCAGATGGCATTGTTTGTGGGAGAAACCCAGATTTCTGACTCTGTGGATGGAGATAGCAATGGTGTTTATACCATGACCTACGACACAACAGACAAAGCCCTTGCCATTGGCAGCAATACCATCACTGCAAAATATGTGGAAAGTGCCAATATGGCAGATTATAGCGGTACAGTGATGGTAACCTTGAATCAAAAGCCCCTGACTGCGACAAGAAGCGGAGGATCGTATATATATGACGGAACAAATTCACCAATTCCGGGCTTTGATAAAAATAACGGGTTAACAGGTGTGGTCGGCAGTGATGATGTGAATGTCTTAGTTTCTGGAATTCTTCCTGATGCTAATGTGGGCGAAGGCAAAGTATTTACTGCAACCGGTGTAACTTTTCGCGGAACCGATGCAGGTTATTACAGCCTTGCGGTAGATGATGTTCATATGACAATAGACGTGACGCCAATAACAGTTACACCTATCCCTCAAAATAGCACCCGAAATGTGGTTGTTGGTGTGGGAACCTTCTCTGAGTCTACCTTTATTAGTGATATAACCAACGAAAATATAACAGGGACATATGAATACGATTATAATGGCAAAACTAACTATGCTGATGTTGTGTCTGAGCTTGCAAAGCTTTCAAAGGATGCAACAGCAGAAGTAACGTTTAGATTTACTACTAATGGCAACTACGAAGGCATCATAACAGGTACGCTGAGCATCTCGGTAGTTGGTCTTGAGTTTGCAGGAAAAGACAAGGCATTGACCTTGAAGACAAGCCCGATTTATGGAGACAAATGGAGTGAGATTGTAAGTCTTGATACGAGTAAGCTTTCTGCAAACGTGGGTGGAAATCCAGTCGCAGGTACGTATACTCTCATGATTGACGGTGTTCCATTTAATGGAGTGGATATTCCAAAGGGTGGAAGTTATAGCTATAATCTGACCTTTACCGCAACAGACAACAGCTTTACGAATGTAGAGGTGATGAGTGGTAATGTAGACGTTATCCAAAGAGAAGCTGTACTTTCCTGGGGGGATACCGAATTTACTTATAACGGTTCTGCACAAAAACCTATGGTAGCCATTACCAATAAAGTTGCAGGCGATGATGTGATTAGCAGTGTAGCAGATATGGAAGCACAGACCAATGTAGGCACAGGCTATACGGCAACAGCGGTTCTTAGTGGAAATAGTGCACCAAATTATAAACTGTCATCAGTATTTACAACCACATTTTTCATTACCACCGCAACAGCCACAGGCAGTGTAGCTGTTTCCAGCACAGATGCCAACAGCAACAAAAAATTGGACAGCGGTGACACGGTGACTGCAGATCTTTCCGCAGTGACCCCGGCGGGCGGCACAGCAAGTTATCAGTGGAAGAAAACCACAGACGGTACAACCGAAAGCATTGGTACAGACCAAGCTACCTATACACTAACTTCCAGTGATAGTAAAGGCAAGATTTTCTGTGAGGTGACATTTACAGGCAACACTACAGGCACGATTTCCTCAAACAAGCTCGATATTGCAAAGGAAATCTTAACAGGCAACATTGCCATTACTGGTGAAAATACAGTAGGAAGTGTAATGACGGTTTCTCTGCCAACTAATGCAGGAATCTCAGGCAGTGACTATGAAATTCAGTGGTATCGTGACAATGCGGCAATCATAGGAGCAAATGCCATAAGCTACACCATTGCAAAGGAAGATTTGGGAAAAACCTTGAAAGTTGTAATTACGGCAAAAGAAGCAAGCGAGGGCTTTACAGGAACACTGACCTCAAATGTGTTTACCGTTCCAGCAATGGCACCGGAAAAAGCAGTGGTTTCTGTTTCTTTGGGAAATAGATATATAGCGTTAAACTGGACAAAGCCATATGCAAACGGTTCTGACATTACAGGATATTCCCTCACCGTAAAGCAGGGCGAAGCACAAATTACAGGTTCTCCTTTTGCCATTGGTGCAGATGCAACTAGCTACAAGGTGGAAAACCTGACAAACGGAACAGAGTATACCTTTATTCTCAGCACGATTAACGGGGAAGGTAGCACCGTTTCCGATACAGTTATGGCTAAACCTAAAAAGCCATCTGATGGCGGATCCTCCGGCGGTGGAGTTTCTTCCGGTGGAAGCCCAACATCAACAGTTACCACAATGCCGGCGATTAAAGATGCTAGTAACCAGGCAGGCTGGGAGGCTATTAAGGAACAGATCGGTCAGAGCAGGGAAGGTGATACGGTAACGATAGAAATGAATGGTTCTTTGGTAGTACCAGGGGAAGTCCTTGATGCCATCAGAGGAACAGAAACCACCCTTGTCTTTGATATGGGCGATGGCATTACATGGAGTATTAACGGCCAGAGTATCACAGAGGGCAGTCTGAAGGATGTTAATCTTGATGTATCACTTAATACGGATGCTATTCCGGCAGGAATCATTAGCCAGATGGCGGGAGAACAGGATACCACTACGCTCAGTCTTGCTTATGATGGTCCGTTTGGCTTTACATCAGTACTTACAATCAATCTGGATAAGATAAATGCAGGAAAGTATGGTAACCTTTTCTACTATAATCCGGAAACAAAGCAACTGTCACTGCAAGCAGTGGAAAAGATCGGAGAAAAGGGAACTGTAGAACTTCCGTTTACTCATGCTTCAGATTATGTAGTTATCATCAGTGAAGAACCTATGTTAGAAAAGGCACTGGATCAGATAGAAATTAGTGCTGTGAAGAGAACACTGTATGTTGGTGGAACCGAGAAGAAGAGTATGACCTTAAAGCTAGAATTGCCACAACTATTGAAAGAGGCAGTGGAACAAGACAGCTCTATATTAAAGATTACCTACCAGTCCAGTAATCCTAAGATTGCAACGGTCAATGCTTCTGGAAAAATCACGGCCAAGAAGGCAGGAAAAACAACCATAACAACACAGGTTACAATCAATGGAGTACAGAGAAAGTTTAAGACAACAATTACAGTCAAGAAAGCATATATTAAATTGATCAAGAGCACCAATACCTTAAAAACTGGAAGTACCTTCACCTATAAGGCAATCGGATACGGAGTTAAGACAGAGGATATCATGTTTTATACCTCCAAGAAATCCATTGTAGTGATTAATAAGACAACTGGCAAGGCGAAAGCAAGAACCAAAGGAACGGATTATATCATTGTTAAGGTTGGAAAGGTCATAGCAAAGATAAAAGTGAAAGTTTCATGA
- a CDS encoding DUF5688 family protein, producing the protein MMNYEIFKEVVAEKFMDYMPSQYKDMKLEIHPVDKVNMTLDGMNLVGEGDIKVTPTIYINDMYTHYQKNDDLQEVLQTAASRMERAMKEAPEVVPAIELDAAKENIVFQLVNTEQNKEMLQNTPNRSFQDLSIIYRWVVKTDVEGIQSTVIRNSLAERLGLSEEQMFKLAVDNTRRLFPPCVNSMNDVIREMFTKDGMPAEVADMMIGEMPPEQTMWVISNERGINGAISMLYEDKLHGLAENLGTDLYIMPSSLHEVIAVSASMGDPNELAQMVAEINMDQVALDERLSNQVYHYDKDLRKLSLATDTPNKRLDGIVAEPKLIYNREEQSR; encoded by the coding sequence ATGATGAATTATGAGATTTTTAAAGAAGTAGTAGCTGAGAAATTTATGGATTATATGCCATCTCAGTACAAAGACATGAAGTTAGAGATACATCCGGTTGATAAGGTTAATATGACTTTGGATGGGATGAACCTTGTTGGAGAAGGTGATATTAAAGTGACACCAACCATCTATATTAATGATATGTATACACACTATCAGAAGAACGATGATCTTCAAGAGGTATTACAGACTGCAGCGAGCAGAATGGAACGTGCGATGAAGGAAGCACCAGAAGTTGTGCCTGCCATTGAGTTAGATGCCGCTAAGGAAAATATCGTATTTCAGCTTGTGAACACAGAGCAAAATAAAGAAATGCTACAGAATACACCCAATAGGTCTTTTCAGGATTTGTCCATTATCTATCGATGGGTAGTAAAAACAGATGTTGAGGGGATTCAGAGTACTGTTATTCGTAATTCACTAGCTGAGAGATTAGGTTTATCAGAAGAGCAGATGTTTAAACTTGCAGTGGATAATACAAGAAGATTATTTCCACCTTGTGTAAATAGTATGAATGATGTAATTCGTGAGATGTTTACGAAAGATGGAATGCCAGCAGAGGTTGCTGATATGATGATTGGTGAGATGCCTCCCGAACAGACTATGTGGGTAATTAGTAATGAACGGGGGATTAATGGTGCAATTTCTATGCTATATGAGGATAAACTTCATGGATTAGCAGAAAACTTAGGCACTGATCTTTATATTATGCCTTCCTCGCTTCATGAAGTGATAGCAGTTTCTGCTTCCATGGGAGATCCGAATGAACTTGCACAGATGGTAGCTGAAATTAATATGGATCAGGTTGCCTTAGATGAGAGGCTATCAAATCAAGTATATCACTATGATAAGGATTTACGAAAACTTTCACTTGCTACGGATACGCCAAACAAGAGACTAGATGGTATCGTTGCAGAACCAAAACTAATCTACAACAGGGAAGAGCAGTCTCGTTAG
- a CDS encoding IS110 family RNA-guided transposase — protein sequence MIYVGIDIAKQTHYAAIINSDGEVLVKPFAFSNDHSGFQKLLKHLDSYSKEELYIGMESTAHYAENLTSFLFTRGFQVCIINPIQTSSLRKSNIRKTKTDSVDTYLIIKALTLNHYHLYSERDYNSLQLKNLCRFRQKLMKARTKVKIQLVTYVDLLFPELQYFFKSGIHGKACYTLLKEQPNPDRIAKMHLTRLTNLLSKSSRGHFKQSKAVHLKELASQSVGIKNDTLSLQILQSIKQIEMYTEQLAEVDQSIHEIMDKMDSVIKTIPGVGAINGAMIIGEIGDISRFDKPCQLLAYAGLDPSVYQSGNFTAARTRMSKRGSKLLRYALINAAWQTTLVNKTFKEYYDLKVSQGRRHYNALGHVAHKLVRVIHKMMSSNVEFNLA from the coding sequence ATGATTTACGTTGGCATTGATATTGCCAAGCAAACACACTATGCAGCCATTATTAATTCAGATGGTGAAGTCCTTGTTAAACCATTTGCCTTTTCAAATGACCATAGTGGATTTCAAAAACTACTGAAACATTTAGATTCCTATTCTAAAGAAGAGCTTTATATTGGTATGGAATCTACTGCCCATTATGCAGAAAATCTTACCAGCTTCCTTTTCACAAGGGGATTTCAGGTTTGTATAATCAATCCTATTCAAACTTCCTCTCTTAGGAAATCAAATATCCGTAAAACCAAGACGGACTCGGTGGATACTTATCTCATTATCAAAGCTTTAACTTTAAACCACTATCATTTATATTCGGAACGCGATTACAATTCCTTGCAATTAAAAAACCTATGTCGCTTCCGTCAAAAACTTATGAAGGCTAGGACAAAGGTTAAAATTCAACTTGTGACTTATGTGGATTTGTTATTCCCGGAACTCCAGTATTTCTTTAAATCTGGTATTCACGGAAAAGCTTGTTATACTCTATTAAAAGAGCAACCAAATCCCGACAGAATTGCGAAAATGCATCTCACAAGGTTAACTAACCTTTTATCAAAGTCCTCTCGCGGACACTTTAAACAGTCTAAAGCTGTACATTTAAAAGAGCTTGCATCGCAATCTGTCGGTATTAAAAATGATACCCTATCTTTGCAGATTTTGCAATCGATAAAACAGATTGAAATGTACACAGAACAGCTTGCCGAAGTAGATCAATCCATTCATGAAATCATGGATAAGATGGATTCTGTTATTAAGACTATCCCTGGTGTTGGAGCAATAAACGGTGCCATGATTATTGGAGAAATCGGTGATATATCACGTTTTGATAAACCATGCCAACTGCTCGCCTATGCAGGGCTAGATCCATCGGTATATCAATCAGGAAATTTCACTGCCGCTAGAACACGAATGTCCAAACGAGGTTCCAAACTACTTCGATATGCACTAATAAATGCAGCATGGCAAACCACCTTGGTAAATAAAACTTTCAAGGAATATTATGATTTAAAAGTCTCTCAAGGTCGTCGTCACTACAATGCTCTTGGCCATGTAGCTCATAAATTAGTCCGTGTTATACATAAGATGATGAGCTCTAACGTTGAATTCAATTTAGCTTAG
- a CDS encoding alpha/beta hydrolase, with translation MTKKKLAVIFPGIGYHKDKPLLYYASKLVQSLGYDVINIEYHDIPQIKKGDTVMMKKAADIPFVQAQEQLQNVSFADYDDVLFIGKSIGTVVMARYLSEHEINVKQIWYTPIEAAFSYSSQNVVAFIGDEDPWSDVEKIKTMAQAQGIKLYTYPHCSHSLECEVVDRNIANLREVMHITECFITEKGDFRKATIQ, from the coding sequence ATGACAAAGAAAAAGTTAGCTGTTATATTCCCGGGAATCGGTTATCACAAGGATAAGCCACTATTGTACTATGCTTCGAAGCTAGTGCAAAGCCTGGGATATGATGTTATAAATATTGAATATCACGACATTCCACAGATAAAAAAAGGTGATACTGTAATGATGAAAAAGGCCGCTGACATCCCTTTTGTTCAGGCTCAAGAGCAGTTGCAGAATGTATCATTTGCTGATTATGATGATGTACTCTTTATCGGAAAAAGCATCGGAACCGTGGTCATGGCGAGATATCTTTCAGAACATGAGATAAATGTTAAACAGATCTGGTACACACCGATTGAGGCTGCGTTTTCTTATAGCTCTCAAAATGTGGTAGCATTTATCGGTGATGAAGATCCCTGGTCAGATGTGGAGAAAATAAAGACAATGGCTCAGGCACAGGGGATTAAGCTTTATACTTATCCGCATTGTAGCCATTCATTGGAATGCGAAGTAGTTGATCGTAACATAGCAAACCTTCGGGAGGTAATGCATATCACAGAGTGCTTTATAACAGAAAAGGGCGACTTTAGGAAAGCGACTATCCAATGA
- a CDS encoding macro domain-containing protein, with protein MSSIEIKKIGITELHTDAIVNAANEGLWEGGGVCGAIFREAGSSEMTKACKAIGGCKTGNAVMTPGFRLPAKYVIHAVGPRWSGGYHDEAKLLYSAYKQTLLLAKENRLSSIGFPLISAGIFGYPLVQAWSIAIQACIDFIRDNTDYEMNIVFAVLDDEILSLGQKTLEDLS; from the coding sequence ATGAGTTCAATTGAGATTAAGAAGATTGGAATTACAGAACTTCATACAGATGCTATTGTAAATGCAGCCAATGAGGGGCTTTGGGAAGGTGGAGGAGTGTGTGGTGCCATTTTCCGGGAAGCTGGTTCCTCAGAAATGACCAAGGCATGCAAAGCTATTGGCGGCTGTAAGACCGGAAATGCTGTGATGACTCCAGGTTTTAGACTTCCGGCAAAATATGTGATACATGCCGTTGGCCCGAGATGGTCGGGAGGCTATCATGATGAGGCTAAGCTCCTTTACAGTGCATATAAACAGACGTTGCTTCTGGCTAAGGAGAATAGACTTTCTTCAATTGGCTTTCCACTTATTTCTGCAGGCATCTTCGGATATCCTTTAGTCCAGGCATGGAGTATAGCTATTCAGGCATGCATCGATTTTATCCGTGATAATACGGATTATGAAATGAATATTGTATTTGCTGTACTTGATGATGAGATTCTGTCTTTAGGACAGAAGACGTTGGAGGATTTAAGCTGA
- a CDS encoding aspartate dehydrogenase has product MIFDFLSKKITSVPAYDYNPEKEKPVIRASICNGEQVAGFKDKVTGEFHEVMLIRNQHELTEFMKEYKLKHIDKEY; this is encoded by the coding sequence ATGATATTCGATTTCTTATCCAAAAAAATTACATCCGTACCCGCATATGATTACAACCCGGAGAAAGAGAAACCCGTCATTCGCGCGTCTATCTGTAATGGCGAGCAGGTGGCAGGCTTCAAGGACAAGGTGACCGGGGAGTTTCATGAAGTTATGTTGATTCGAAACCAGCATGAGTTAACGGAATTTATGAAGGAATATAAGCTGAAGCACATAGATAAGGAATACTAG
- a CDS encoding leucine-rich repeat domain-containing protein: MKKKVLKYVVGLVLAIACLAASQANAITINAANSVDDFYLSGRLTDEDGYEELCVGEYVYAEAGVYYKDGSLVDPYSYEYISDYVMSEALFEVMGTGDLYYYSSYDTPGAYDAVWFSGSIPQEAFGKYVYYVLGAYVQDGSDTQTVIGDIRSRDPITSFAGTDNLTFCDNGDGKTVSLYSIWKCDKANIPSKVTIGNKVYKVTGVANNALEYKNITSLTIPSTVTSIGKEAFADASKLKTITINSTLKKVGENAFSGINKKATIKIKASKENYDKIVKLIKKAGAPKTVTFKRITK; encoded by the coding sequence ATGAAGAAAAAAGTATTAAAGTATGTGGTAGGATTGGTATTAGCAATTGCTTGCTTAGCAGCTTCGCAAGCGAATGCTATTACAATCAATGCGGCAAATAGTGTGGATGATTTCTATTTGTCGGGAAGATTGACTGATGAGGATGGCTATGAAGAGTTATGTGTTGGAGAATATGTATACGCAGAAGCTGGCGTGTATTACAAGGACGGGTCTTTAGTAGACCCCTATTCGTACGAGTATATATCGGATTATGTGATGTCAGAAGCTCTTTTCGAAGTAATGGGAACTGGTGATTTGTATTACTATTCATCCTATGATACTCCCGGTGCATATGATGCAGTATGGTTTAGTGGCAGCATACCTCAGGAAGCATTTGGAAAGTACGTATACTATGTATTAGGTGCTTATGTGCAGGATGGAAGTGATACACAGACCGTTATTGGAGATATTCGTTCAAGAGATCCTATTACAAGCTTTGCTGGAACAGACAACCTGACATTTTGTGACAACGGAGATGGAAAGACGGTATCACTGTATTCAATCTGGAAATGTGATAAAGCAAATATTCCATCAAAAGTAACAATTGGTAATAAGGTCTATAAGGTAACAGGAGTAGCGAATAATGCTCTTGAGTATAAGAACATTACATCGTTAACGATTCCATCAACCGTAACATCAATAGGAAAAGAGGCTTTTGCTGATGCTAGTAAGCTTAAGACAATTACGATTAATTCAACTCTGAAGAAAGTAGGGGAGAATGCATTTTCCGGAATTAATAAAAAAGCTACTATAAAGATTAAAGCATCTAAAGAAAATTATGATAAGATTGTCAAGCTGATAAAGAAGGCAGGAGCTCCTAAGACGGTGACCTTTAAGAGAATAACAAAATAA